One region of Bombus affinis isolate iyBomAffi1 chromosome 3, iyBomAffi1.2, whole genome shotgun sequence genomic DNA includes:
- the LOC126914805 gene encoding uncharacterized protein LOC126914805, with the protein MTSKEIQEYTRKRNIKLIFTSTDCPSSNGLNKRVNQTLVNRIRCNSDKNKRNWTKITEESVEENNNTRHSVTGFAPNHLLNGKMIEIVPKEIMENKINLKRDREEAFKNSTRNFEINKQKYDKKRREHEFKIGDMVYTHNGKKMNRNKLEEIRKGPFIILRRISNSIYEVDNGNRGSEGNLFHSPFEGRYKLPRVHVG; encoded by the coding sequence atgacatccaaagaaattcaagagtatacgaggaaaaggaacattaaattaattttcacctcgacagactgcccatcctccaatggactgaacaaaagggtaaatcaaacattagtaaacaggatcagatgtaattcagacaaaaataagagaaactggacaaaaatcacagaagaaagcgtagaagaaaacaataacaccagacacagtgtaacggggtttgccccaaatcatttactgaatggaaaaatgattgaaatcgtccctaaggaaataatggagaataagataaacctaaaaagagacagagaagaagcattcaaaaactcaacaagaaatttcgaaattaacaaacaaaaatacgataaaaaaagaagagaacacgaatttaaaatcggtgatatggtctacACCCAtaatggaaaaaaaatgaatagaaataagctggaagaaattaggaaaggacctttcataattctaagaaggatttcaaactccatatatgaagtggataacggtaatcggggatctgaagggaatctgttccactccccattcgaggggcggtataaactccctagagttcatgtaggatag